From Lolium perenne isolate Kyuss_39 chromosome 5, Kyuss_2.0, whole genome shotgun sequence, a single genomic window includes:
- the LOC127299602 gene encoding uncharacterized protein, with translation MSASENQDAETSKDTDDMKADRPWNIIHIRLPPRKSLSDASLILSKKVPRNTGSKEVPEPITDKPGKGEASNHSPRAGLCNKASSNIMSNTMSAESESDTSGDKLLELDDEANVSALSKNLRVSAQEQGSDASSYAAKQGLCEEANNSNNNPGMILVPVLEFPEDNNVSSPSKNHATTGMQGEAERNNSPRKKLFYDTDSKVADEEGNSPKWNITISTEQVFEGSNYPIPTKLSDEVKNNAPSSRPTDPANKSSPHKRLTSSVQATGTSQNIPGMNLSPSVCQAVEQSTNGAKMEVIKVYQEFEEKVKQNVYLDNLYHQDKKAKTNPNMTLSINAIECEVFEDANYLIPTRKLSDVARNKAPSNRPTDPAKKSSPHKKPRTSALQATCTSQNTFGMKLSTSDGQTANQSKTAAALEATKQYPGQTNNTGCKEAPKLINDNTGKKLTTVPQQGELSSQSPKVGLCDGVNRNTCSKTLSAESQSDVSGDKIPNEANDSTLIKNLRVAAEEQGSDASNYARLSEEANNNIPSMIVLLPVQELPEDHIEKNPSKNLTTTGKQDNDEHNKSLRKKLLYDTDGKVEDEEGNCPSWKPRIAAVKYEKVFEEANHPVPCKKLSDEAKNNGPSNRPIDSANNKSVYKRRRTSSVQTTGISQNTPGMKLSASVSQAVEQSTNTANMDISRITKVYQEFEDKIKRTVYLDNLPDQATEAKTNPSGTPSKTAIECEVFERANHTISTKKLSDVARNKAPNNIPTDPAKKSTPCKKPRTSAVQAAVSSQNTSTMGLPISHGRAVNQSKCAEDLEAIKQYQEFVEKVKRTVYLDNLSHQVTEAVIKAALSQFCTIRKVSFVVNYTIPYNIPQSALVEMETEKDAEVVVSMLHDFPFMMSGMPRPVRAIQATAEMFSDRPRRPGSKLKFRWMSHTDPEFKMVKKLKLLSRKHEVENLALIEHELEEEKLVAAKQQEDLDVNYEMMETMDSVLGMSNYLSSIYNVNWNDVF, from the exons ATGTCTGCCTCGGAAAACCAAGATGCTGAAACCAGCAAGGACACTGATGATATGAAAGCAGATCGTCCTTGGAACATCATACATATACGCTTACCACCGAGGAAGAGTTTGTCCGACGCCTCCCTCATACTCAGCAAGAAAGTACCTAGGAACACTGGAAGTAAGGAAGTACCTGAACCTATTACTGACAAACCAGGCAAGGGTGAGGCAAGCAACCATTCCCCAAGAGCAGGACTGTGTAACAAGGCCAGTAGCAACATCATGAGCAACACAATGTCTGCTGAATCCGAGAGTGATACCTCAGGTGACAAACTGCTGGAACTGGATGATGAAGCAAATGTCAGTGCCCTGAGCAAGAACCTGAGAGTCTCTGCTCAAGAACAAGGAAGTGATGCAAGCAGTTACGCTGCTAAACAGGGATTGTGTGAAGaggccaacaacagcaacaacaacccaGGCATGATACTTGTACCAGTTCTTGAATTCCCTGAAGATAATAACGTCAGCAGCCCAAGCAAGAACCATGCAACCACCGGAATGCAGGGTGAAGCGGAACGTAACAACTCCCCAAGAAAGAAACTGTTCTATGATACTGACAGTAAAGTGGCGGATGAAGAGGGTAACAGCCCAAAGTGGAACATAACAATCTCCACTGAGCAGGTGTTTGAAGGATCTAACTACCCCATTCCCACCAAGCTGTCTGATGAGGTAAAAAACAATGCCCCAAGCAGTAGACCAACTGACCCAGCTAACAAAAGCAGCCCACACAAGAGGCTTACCTCTTCAGTGCAGGCTACTGGTACCAGCCAGAACATCCCTGGAATGAATCTTTCTCCTTCTGTTTGCCAGGCTGTGGAGCAAAGTACAAATGGTGCAAAGATGGAGGTCATAAAGGTGTATCAAGAGTTCGAGGAGAAGGTCAAGCAAAATGTATACCTTGACAACCTCTATCACCAGGATAAAAAGGCTAAGACCAACCCAAACATGACGCTGTCAATCAATGCTATCGAGTGTGAGGTGTTTGAAGATGCTAACTACCTCATTCCCACCCGCAAGCTCTCTGATGTTGCTAGAAACAAGGCCCCAAGCAATAGACCAACTGATCCAGCTAAGAAAAGCAGCCCACACAAGAAGCCGCGTACCTCTGCTCTACAGGCTACCTGTACCAGCCAGAATACATTTGGGATGAAGCTTTCCACTTCTGATGGCCAGACTGCTAATCAAAGTAAGACTGCTGCAGCTTTGGAAGCCACAAAACAGTATCCTGGGCAAACTAACAATACAGGATGTAAGGAAGCACCTAAACTGATTAATGATAACACAGGCAAGAAACTGACAACCGTTCCACAACAGGGTGAATTAAGCAGCCAGTCCCCAAAAGTGGGACTGTGTGATGGGGTCAATAGAAACACCTGTAGCAAGACACTGTCTGCTGAATCTCAGAGCGATGTCTCAGGCGACAAAATACCAAATGAGGCAAATGACAGCACCCTGATCAAGAACCTGAGGGTTGCTGCTGAAGAGCAAGGAAGCGATGCAAGCAATTACGCCAGACTGTCTGAAGAGGCCAACAACAACATCCCAAGCATGATTGTTCTTCTACCAGTTCAGGAATTGCCTGAAGATCATATCGAGAAAAACCCAAGCAAGAACCTTACAACCACCGGAAAGCAGGATAATGACGAGCATAACAAGTCCCTAAGAAAGAAACTGCTATATGATACTGATGGTAAAGTGGAAGATGAAGAGGGTAATTGCCCAAGCTGGAAACCAAGAATCGCCGCTGTGAAGTATGAGAAAGTGTTTGAAGAAGCTAACCATCCCGTTCCCTGCAAGAAGCTGTCTGATGAGGCTAAAAACAATGGCCCAAGCAATAGACCAATTGATTCAGCTAACAATAAATCTGTGTACAAGAGGCGGCGCACCTCTTCAGTACAGACTACTGGTATCAGCCAGAACACCCCTGGAATGAAGCTTTCTGCTTCTGTTAGCCAGGCTGTGGAGCAAAGTACCAACACTGCGAACATGGACATCAGTCGCATCACAAAGGTGTATCAAGAGTTTGAGGATAAGATCAAGCGAACTGTATACCTTGACAACCTCCCTGACCAGGCTACAGAGGCTAAGACCAATCCAAGCGGGACGCCGTCAAAGACTGCTATAGAGTGTGAGGTGTTTGAACGTGCCAACCACACCATTTCCACAAAGAAGCTTTCTGATGTTGCTAGAAACAAGGCCCCAAACAATATACCAACTGATCCAGCTAAGAAAAGCACCCCATGCAAGAAGCCACGGACCTCTGCAGTACAGGCTGCAGTTTCCAGCCAGAATACATCTACAATGGGGCTTCCCATTTCTCATGGCCGGGCTGTTAACCAAAGTAAGTGTGCTGAAGATTTGGAAGCCATAAAACAGTATCAAGAGTTTGTGGAGAAGGTGAAGCGAACTGTATACCTTGACAACCTCTCTCACCAGGTTACAGAGGCTGTCATAAAAGCAGCTTTGAGTCAATTTTGTACTATCAGGAAGGTAAGTTTTGTTGTGAACTACACCATTCCCTATAATATCCCACAATCTGCATTAGTAGAGATGGAAACTGAGAAGGATGCTGAAGTTGTGGTGAGTATGCTGCATGACTTCCCTTTTATGATGTCTGGAATGCCGAGGCCTGTTAGGGCAATTCAAGCTACAGCTGAGATGTTCAGTGATCGCCCAAGGAGACCTGGCAGTAAGTTAAAGTTCCGCTGGATGAGCCATACTGATCCTGAGTTTAAGATGGTCAAGAAGTTGAAGTTGCTTTCCAGGAAACACGAAGTGGAGAACTTGGCCCTAATTGAG CATGAGCTAGAAGAGGAGAAGTTGGTAGCAGCGAAGCAGCAGGAGGATCTGGATGTCAATTACGAGATGATGGAGACTATGGACAGCGTCCTTGGCATGTCTAATTACCTATCTAGCATTTACAACGTCAATTGGAATGACGTGTTCTGA